One Dromiciops gliroides isolate mDroGli1 chromosome 3, mDroGli1.pri, whole genome shotgun sequence DNA segment encodes these proteins:
- the LOC122746278 gene encoding platelet-activating factor receptor-like, whose protein sequence is MNNTEAGAGVRGCGPWDDPARFIVVPAAYAVALSLGLPANLAALAVFGRGGGRLGQALRLYLLNLAVADILFTLTLPFWLTYYLGRAHWPFPDSVCHVTGAIYYAATYAAISFMVLISASRYCTVQGPKPGFGTRLPLNQLRVAQAACTATWMLCLACAAPSLVSARALRPGPGGTTRCFEHGWARQDMAYITVAFFTAAFLLVLGAYISLARVLAVPPASRRASLGPLATGSHRRMARTMVLGLLLVFAVCLAPYHLILAPWVARQDGDEGNNGDSECPVPSTLDVLHTLSLALLSLNSCLDPLVYCFSLRRFRQDCRGLSCCPGSRGTKAQAASCSSS, encoded by the coding sequence ATGAACAACACAGAAGCAGGTGCAGGCGTTCGAGGATGTGGCCCTTGGGATGATCCTGCCCGCTTCATCGTGGTGCCAGCAGCCTATGCAGTGGCCCTGAGTCTGGGCCTGCCTGCCAACCTGGCTGCCTtggctgtctttgggaggggtgggggaaggctggGCCAAGCTCTGCGCCTCTACCTGCTCAACCTGGCTGTGGCGGATATCCTCTTCACCCTCACGCTACCCTTCTGGCTCACCTACTACCTGGGCCGGGCTCACTGGCCCTTCCCTGACTCAGTCTGCCATGTTACCGGAGCCATATACTATGCTGCTACTTATGCTGCCATCTCCTTCATGGTCCTCATCAGCGCCAGTCGTTATTGCACAGTTCAGGGGCCCAAGCCTGGCTTTGGCACCCGCTTGCCCCTCAACCAGCTTCGAGTGGCCCAGGCTGCCTGTACTGCCACCTGGATGCTCTGCTTGGCCTGTGCGGCTCCATCCCTGGTCTCTGCCCGGGCTCTTCGCCCTGGTCCAGGAGGCACTACTCGATGTTTCGAGCACGGCTGGGCCCGGCAAGACATGGCCTATATCACTGTGGCCTTCTTCACTGCTGCCTTCCTGTTGGTCCTCGGGGCCTACATATCATTGGCTCGGGTGCTGGCGGTGCCTCCTGCATCAAGAAGGGCATCTCTGGGTCCTTTAGCTACTGGTTCCCACCGACGCATGGCACGGACCATGGTACTGGGGCTGTTGCTGGTGTTTGCTGTCTGCCTGGCGCCATACCATCTCATCCTCGCACCTTGGGTGGCCAGACAGGATGGGGATGAGGGTAACAATGGGGATAGTGAATGTCCAGTGCCTTCCACCCTAGATGTCCTGCATACGCTCAGTTTGGCCCTGCTCAGTCTCAACAGTTGCCTGGACCCCCTTGTCTATTGCTTTTCATTACGTCGTTTCCGCCAGGACTGCCGGGGGCTAAGCTGCTGCCCAGGGTCCAGAGGAACCAAGGCCCAGGCAGCTTCTTGCTCCTCCTCATAG